From a single Accipiter gentilis chromosome 10, bAccGen1.1, whole genome shotgun sequence genomic region:
- the RASL12 gene encoding ras-like protein family member 12 isoform X2: MSSMFGKPRAGGERPPQSPLAECNVAILGCRGAGKSALTVKFLTKRFISEYDPNLEDTYTSEELVDQQPVLLKVMDTADQDGPGNCERYLCWASAFLVVYSINDRKSFDGCQSYLEVLALHARGCQRRCPVLLLGNKLDMEQYRQVPAAEGMSLASRFGCLFYEVSACQDFAGVQHVFHEAVREVRRQAERSLPVRPLFITEERPCPPVAMPVALPTRHGLASCTFNTLSTVNYKEIPSVAQAKLVTVKSSRAQSKRKAPTLTLLKGFKIF; the protein is encoded by the exons ATGTCCTCAATGTTCGGCAAACCCCGAGCCGGTGGCGAGCGGCCACCTCAGAGCCCCCTCGCCGAGTGCAACGTGGCCATCCTGGGGTGCCGAGGGGCTGGCAAGTCAG ccctgacCGTGAAGTTTCTAACCAAGAGGTTCATAAGCGAATATGATCCAAACTTGG AGGACACGTACACCTCGGAGGAGCTGGTAGAccagcagcctgtgctgctgaAGGTGATGGACACCGCTGACCAG GATGGCCCCGGGAACTGCGAGCGCTACCTGTGCTGGGCCAGCGCCTTCCTCGTTGTCTACAGCATCAATGATAGGAAGAGCTTTGATGGCTGCCAGAGCTACCTGGAGGTCCTCGCCCTGCACGCGAGGGGCTGCCAGCGCCGCTGCCCCGTCCTCCTGCTGGGCAACAAGCTGGACATGGAGCAGTACAG GCAGGTGCCTGCAGCCGAAGGGATGTCGCTGGCGAGCAGGTTTGGGTGTCTCTTCTATGAAGTGTCGGCATGCCAGGACTTTGCAGGGGTGCAGCACGTCTTCCATGAAGCTGTGCGGGAGGTGCGGCGCCAGGCAGAGCGGAGCCTGCCTGTCCGGCCGCTCTTCATCACGGAGGAACGTCCCTGCCCGCCGGTGGCCATGCCGGTCGCCCTGCCCACCCGCCATGGCTTGGCCAGCTGCACCTTCAACACCCTCTCCACCGTCAACTACAAGGAGATCCCCTCGGTGGCCCAGGCCAAGCTGGTCACCGTCAAGTCTTCGCGGGCTCAGAGCAAGAGGAAAGCTCCCACGCTCACCTTGCTGAAAGGCTTCAAGATATTTTAG
- the RASL12 gene encoding ras-like protein family member 12 isoform X1, with protein sequence MSSMFGKPRAGGERPPQSPLAECNVAILGCRGAGKSALTVKFLTKRFISEYDPNLEDTYTSEELVDQQPVLLKVMDTADQDGPGNCERYLCWASAFLVVYSINDRKSFDGCQSYLEVLALHARGCQRRCPVLLLGNKLDMEQYSTLRDAAPIPSTLTRQVPAAEGMSLASRFGCLFYEVSACQDFAGVQHVFHEAVREVRRQAERSLPVRPLFITEERPCPPVAMPVALPTRHGLASCTFNTLSTVNYKEIPSVAQAKLVTVKSSRAQSKRKAPTLTLLKGFKIF encoded by the exons ATGTCCTCAATGTTCGGCAAACCCCGAGCCGGTGGCGAGCGGCCACCTCAGAGCCCCCTCGCCGAGTGCAACGTGGCCATCCTGGGGTGCCGAGGGGCTGGCAAGTCAG ccctgacCGTGAAGTTTCTAACCAAGAGGTTCATAAGCGAATATGATCCAAACTTGG AGGACACGTACACCTCGGAGGAGCTGGTAGAccagcagcctgtgctgctgaAGGTGATGGACACCGCTGACCAG GATGGCCCCGGGAACTGCGAGCGCTACCTGTGCTGGGCCAGCGCCTTCCTCGTTGTCTACAGCATCAATGATAGGAAGAGCTTTGATGGCTGCCAGAGCTACCTGGAGGTCCTCGCCCTGCACGCGAGGGGCTGCCAGCGCCGCTGCCCCGTCCTCCTGCTGGGCAACAAGCTGGACATGGAGCAGTACAG CACCCTGAGGGATGCTGCACCCATCCCCTCCACTCTCACCAGGCAGGTGCCTGCAGCCGAAGGGATGTCGCTGGCGAGCAGGTTTGGGTGTCTCTTCTATGAAGTGTCGGCATGCCAGGACTTTGCAGGGGTGCAGCACGTCTTCCATGAAGCTGTGCGGGAGGTGCGGCGCCAGGCAGAGCGGAGCCTGCCTGTCCGGCCGCTCTTCATCACGGAGGAACGTCCCTGCCCGCCGGTGGCCATGCCGGTCGCCCTGCCCACCCGCCATGGCTTGGCCAGCTGCACCTTCAACACCCTCTCCACCGTCAACTACAAGGAGATCCCCTCGGTGGCCCAGGCCAAGCTGGTCACCGTCAAGTCTTCGCGGGCTCAGAGCAAGAGGAAAGCTCCCACGCTCACCTTGCTGAAAGGCTTCAAGATATTTTAG